In a genomic window of Telopea speciosissima isolate NSW1024214 ecotype Mountain lineage chromosome 5, Tspe_v1, whole genome shotgun sequence:
- the LOC122662424 gene encoding heavy metal-associated isoprenylated plant protein 28-like gives METVELKVEMVGIHEKRLRKCLSKVKGIEKVELDVSSQKVMVTGYTHRNKVLKALRRAGLKAEFWSAQNELLNAYASATYGSLRINNFNLF, from the exons ATGGAG acTGTGGAATTGAAGGTGGAGATGGTAGGAATTCATGAAAAGAGACTAAGGAAATGTCTTTCAAAAGTAAAAG GGATTGAGAAGGTGGAACTGGATGTTAGCAGTCAAAAAGTGATGGTCACAGGGTACACTCATCGAAACAAAGTACTAAAGGCATTGAGGAGAGCTGGTTTGAAAGCTGAGTTTTGGTCTGCACAAAATGAGCTGCTCAATGCTTATGCCAGTGCCACCTATGGAAGCCTTAGAATTAACAATTTTAATCTcttctag
- the LOC122661712 gene encoding thaumatin-like protein: MGENLSPLLALFCVTAFFAYISVEVSATTIALYNKCTHPVWPGIQPGAGKPILARGGFKLNPKQAYSLQVAAGWSGRIWGRHECSFDASSRGSSATGDCGGSLHCNGLGGVPPATLAEITLGEEDFYDVSLVDGYNLAVSITPFRGKGKCSRAGCISDLNAMCPAGLQVKSHDNKVVACKTLGELPPRATKALRPMNPLTTIGNLR, encoded by the exons ATGGGGGAGAACCTGAGCCCTCTCCTTGCTCTGTTCTGTGTTACTGCCTTCTTTGCCTACATTTCAG TGGAGGTCTCAGCAACCACAATAGCTCTCTACAACAAATGTACACACCCAGTATGGCCAGGAATCCAACCCGGTGCAGGGAAACCCATTCTTGCAAGAGGTGGGTTTAAGCTAAATCCCAAGCAAGCCTACTCCCTCCAAGTCGCTGCAGGTTGGTCAGGCCGCATTTGGGGTCGCCATGAATGTTCCTTCGACGCCTCCAGCAGAGGTAGCAGTGCCACCGGTGACTGTGGTGGTTCTCTCCACTGCAATGGCCTAGGAGGAGTACCCCCTGCAACCCTTGCAGAGATAACACTTGGAGAAGAGGATTTCTATGATGTAAGCCTTGTTGATGGCTACAACCTTGCCGTCTCCATCACCCCATTTAGGGGAAAAGGGAAATGTAGCCGTGCGGGTTGTATTAGTGACCTTAACGCAATGTGCCCAGCTGGGTTGCAGGTGAAATCTCATGACAACAAGGTTGTGGCTTGCAAAACCCTTGGGGAACTCCCGCCTAGAGCCACAAAAGCTCTCCGACCGATGAATCCTCTCACCACTATAGGAAATCTGAGGTGA
- the LOC122662165 gene encoding uncharacterized protein LOC122662165, with the protein MEESLRKLALWHTKTFKPIMTHDELEPIMATLGFIGLPVSSLSISSSSSSSPTNAGGGAWKEYVFSAAGGCRNRSPTEALPRPRLPYPRIDGLHTCTYRAFIDAIAFYLGKSDISDLFHVRGMPLHRVYDRPFDKKFRRLEEEEGIYVFREGTLDQATFMLYNNNNSNSSSNSNNSNMIIAIRTSNPAISNLVPLKDIIV; encoded by the exons ATGGAAGAATCGCTTCGGAAGCTTGCGCTATGGCACACAAAGACTTTCAAGCCAATCATGACTCACGACGAATTGGAACCCATCATGGCCACACTCGGCTTCATTGGTCTCCCTGTATCGTCGTtgtcgatttcttcttcttcttcttcgtctccgaCAAACGCGGGCGGCGGTGCCTGGAAAGAATACGTGTTTTCCGCCGCCGGTGGTTGTCGAAATCGGTCTCCCACGGAGGCGCTGCCGCGGCCGAGGCTTCCGTATCCGAGGATCGACGGGTTACACACTTGCACGTATCGAGCCTTCATCGATGCTATTGCCTTTTACCTCGGGAAGAGTGATATCTCCGATCTCTTCCACGTTAG GGGAATGCCTCTTCATCGAGTTTATGACCGGCCTTTTGATAAAAAGTTCCGTCGcttagaggaggaagaagggatcTATGTTTTCAGAGAAGGTACCTTGGACCAGGCAACATTTATGCTCTATAACAACAATAACAgtaacagcagcagcaacagcaacaacagtAACATGATCATCGCTATTAGGACCAGTAATCCCGCCATAAGCAATCTTGTTCCATTGAAAGATATCATTGTGTGA